The DNA window ACATCGGTGGCCAGATGGACCAGCTCGTCGAGGCCGGCGAGCCCGACCGCTTCCTGCTTGGCTTCGAGGAGAGCTACGGCTACCTCGTTGGCCTGCACGCGCGTGACAAGGACGCCATCGTGGCCAGCATGCTCACCTGCGAGATGGCCGCCTGGTACGCCGAGCGCGGCATGGACCTCTACGAGGCCATGGACGCCCTGTACAAGGAGTACGGCTACTACCTCAACGGCGTGGTGAACGTGAGCTTCCCGGGTGCCGCCGGTGCCGACAAGATGAGCGCCATCATGAGCGGCCTGCGCCAGAACCCGCCCACCCAGATCGCCGGCATGCCGGTCAAGGGCTTCGTGGACTACAAGACCGACGTCCAGATGACGGTCACCGGTGGCGACGGCTCGTGCCCCGCGCAGCTGCTCCCCAAGAGCAACGTCCTGGAGTTCCAGCTCGACGAGGGCGTCAAGGTCATCGTGCGCCCGTCTGGCACCGAGCCCAAGATCAAGGCCTACCTCTTCAGCAAGGGCGAGACCCGCGAGGAGTCCCAGGCGCTCAACGACAAGCTCGCCGAGGTCGCCAAGACCGAGCTGCTTGCGTAGCCGATGATCGCGCATCCATGAAATGAGGGGCGCCGGAGGTGATGTCATCTCCGGCGCCCCTTTTGGTTGGCGCGTGTATGTGTGTGGGCCGCTGCGCGTGAGGGCTGATGCGTGCGCGCGAGCCGGCGTGCGACCCGGCGCCCGCACGCGAGCCAACGCGCCGCCGTCCGGCTCTGGGCTCGCCCTACTCCCAGCCGGCCACGCTCTGTGCCGTTGGCGTGGTCCGCAGGGTCATCGGGGCGGAGCCCGCGGCGCACGTGACGTCGTAGCTCACCGTCATGGTCTCGCCACCGTCGATGCGCGGGTTGGCAAACGTCACGTTGAAGCCGTTGTAGGGCAGCTCGGTGAAGTCCTGCAGCGCCATGTCGCCACCCTCCTGCGACACGTTCGAGATGCTGCCGCCCGCGGGCGCCACCAGGTACAGCCACATGACCATGTCCGTGTTGTCGCGGCGGTCGGTGTTGTAGCCGGTGATGTAGCTCGCCGAGCTTGCGGCCTCGTCGGCCGTGAGGTGGTTGGAGAGCGTGGTGGTCACGTGGTAGGTCACGGTGCCGTCCGCGTTGGTGACGCCTGATCCCACCTGCGTGTCGGTCGAGAAGAACCAGCTCTTCTTGGAGTACGTGTCGTCAGAGATGAAGACGCCAAGCTGCGGGTTTGCCGCGTCGTTCACGAGCGTGCCGGCAGCACCGGCCTTCTCCACGAGTGCCTGCTCGTCGGCGTTGGCCATCCAGGCAAAGAGGTGCTGCTCGCCCACGGCGTCTCCGAGCGTCTGCATGAGGTCCGTGACGCTCACGCTGCCAAGGCTTCCCATGACGTGCTCAAAGGCCTGGCTCGCCACGTCAGAGAAGAACTGGTCCGTCTGCTCAACGGGCATCTCGTTGTACGCGTCGTTGAGCAGGGCCTTGGCTGCGTTGGTGCCGTCAACGGTGTGGCCGTTGACCTCGATGCCGCCCGTGAGTGCCAGCAGCTTCTGCAGCAGCACCGGGTCGATGGCGATGACGCCGTCAACGGAGCTTCCCTTCTTGTCCTGCCACCACTCGCTCCAAATCTGGGAGTCTCGGGCAAAGTCGGGGATGAGGTTGGTGTCGCAGATGTGCTTGCCGAGGCGATCGTTCTTACCCCAGATGGCCATCTCCTCATCCGTGATGCCGTAGTGCCCGCCGTCCTCGTTGTCGAGCGACGTGGCAGGAACGAACTCGTTGAGCGAGATGCGCCCGTTGTCGATGGTGAGCACTCCCATGGAGCCAGGAAGGCCGCCCGTACTGCGTAGCTCCGCCAGATTCTGCGCCACGAGCAGGTAGTTGCGCGTTCCGCTCGCGCCCAGCATCTGAGGAAGTACGGGGGCAATCTCGTTGAAGCCCTTGAGCGTCTCGGCCGCGCTTGCGATGGGGCCGCGCACCTTGTCCACGGCGTCGCGCACCTTGCCGATGTGTGCCTGCGGTAGCGCGTCGATGGCGCTGCTGGCCTGCTCCACCACGGGCTGGGCCTGGGAGAGCGCTGCCGAGACGCTCTCGAGCGTTTGCACGTCAACGGTGCCGTCCTGCAGAAGCGTCGAGAGGCTTACGCCCTGGAGGCTCTGGGCCACAGGCATAAGCGCGTTCTGCATGAGGTTGTCTGCCTGCTCAACCACGCCGCGGGCCGCGCGGATGTCGTCGCCCAGCACGGGGAGGGCCGATGCCACGTTCCAAAGCGGTCCGTCAACCTTGGAGCGCATGCCCGAGACCTCCGAGGCCATCTGCGAGGCCGTCTGGACAAGCGAGTCCCCGTCACCGCTCTTGAGGGCGTCGCCCACGGTGGAGGCCTGGGTCATCACGGTCTTTGACTGGCCCAGGACGTCCATGGCGTCGCGATAGAGGAGCGCTCCGCAAATGCCGGCGACAACGAGGAGCGCCACCACGACGCCTCCCACCACAGCAGCGATGCGCCGGCCAC is part of the Parolsenella massiliensis genome and encodes:
- a CDS encoding DUF4012 domain-containing protein, which produces MTDTPHTRGRHFKQTPGEDPWAADETPQTQPANTEQRFSAPQETNPYAPGQFAQATQGGSNPAQGDGNFGDAWMSNLGGGSDDGGHRHHRHHHHHHHRGRRIAAVVGGVVVALLVVAGICGALLYRDAMDVLGQSKTVMTQASTVGDALKSGDGDSLVQTASQMASEVSGMRSKVDGPLWNVASALPVLGDDIRAARGVVEQADNLMQNALMPVAQSLQGVSLSTLLQDGTVDVQTLESVSAALSQAQPVVEQASSAIDALPQAHIGKVRDAVDKVRGPIASAAETLKGFNEIAPVLPQMLGASGTRNYLLVAQNLAELRSTGGLPGSMGVLTIDNGRISLNEFVPATSLDNEDGGHYGITDEEMAIWGKNDRLGKHICDTNLIPDFARDSQIWSEWWQDKKGSSVDGVIAIDPVLLQKLLALTGGIEVNGHTVDGTNAAKALLNDAYNEMPVEQTDQFFSDVASQAFEHVMGSLGSVSVTDLMQTLGDAVGEQHLFAWMANADEQALVEKAGAAGTLVNDAANPQLGVFISDDTYSKKSWFFSTDTQVGSGVTNADGTVTYHVTTTLSNHLTADEAASSASYITGYNTDRRDNTDMVMWLYLVAPAGGSISNVSQEGGDMALQDFTELPYNGFNVTFANPRIDGGETMTVSYDVTCAAGSAPMTLRTTPTAQSVAGWE